The following nucleotide sequence is from Novipirellula galeiformis.
TGCTTGTAGCCCAGAAAAAACAAATGCATTGTCCCGTTGCGGGCGCGAAATGCGGTGGGATGGGCCGAGCGTCCGTCCGGCAGACGGGTGATCTCGCGTTCGGGTTCCCAAGTCTTGCCACCGTCACGGGTCGTGCGTGCGGCGATATAGCATTCGCCTGGCTTGCCTGCGTAACTCGTCGGCGTCGAGTAAACCGACATCACCGCCCCGTCACTGAGCTTAATCAGCGCCGGTCCCAGTACGGTGGGGTGCTCGGTGTCGTGGGTAATATTGGTCGAGCGCGGATGCATCTCCACCACATCGCCACTGCGATGCCAAACGGTGAATGGCTTGCGGGCAAATTTTTGGTCGCTCTTGGCAAAATGTTCGATCAACAGATCGGCAATGATGCGGTGCCCGGCATCTCCCGGATGCATGCCGTCCGGGTTCAGTGCTCCCGGCTTGTGCTTTGGCTCGGCATCATAAGCCTCGAATGCAGCGAAAACATCCACCAACCCAACATCCTCCGTTTTGGCGATCTCCCGCACGGCGGAAACATAATCACGCAACACGACATTGAAGCCATCGACATCCTCCGGTCGATAGGGCGGCTTGTCATAAAGTTTAAGCGTCGTCGCTGCCCAATAGAGCGGATTTGAAGTCATCAAAACCACACGCGTCCCTCGCGATTTGAGAGCCTGAACCATTTCAGTGAGATTGTTGCGGTAGTCGGCCAAGGACACTCGTGGCTTGTCCGCCGGGGGATCTTTCCACACATCGACCGCGGCATCGTTGATCCCGAACATAATCACCGCCACGTCCGGTTTCACATTGAGCACATCTTTCTCAAAACGTGCTTTGCCCATCGTCGTGGTGTGGCTACCGATTCCCGCATTGATGATCTTGACGTCCTTGCCATCGTAGGAAAGATCATTGGCCAGCAGGTCTGGGTAAACCGCTGTTCTACCGCGTGGTGCCGTAACCGAGTCACCAAACGTGACAATGGTCGGCGGCTCCACAGCCAATAAACAAGCATTTTGCGCACATAAAAATGCAGCGGTGATGGATAGAATGAGACGTTTCATGAGTTCTCAACGAGGAGTTTAAGGTCAGCTGTTGGATTCACCTACTGCCACGGTTTCCAGGCGCCAGTGCTACTGATCACGCGAAATTTGTCTTCGGCTCCGAGCTTTTTATAGAGATCACGCGTCCACTCATAAGCGGGTGGTAGTTTGCCGATGATGGTGATCGGGCGGGGATAGACAAGAGCGAGGTTGTGGGGCAGGTCGCCAACGCGGAGAACACCGAGAAATTCCGGGGTGTCGCTGTCCTCATGGCTCTCCGGTGGAGCGGCGAGAATCACCTCGGATACCTCGGGGTTCAGTACGGCGGCGTAGATCGCCGTTGGTGCGGTCGAGCCCCGACCATACAGAGCGGTCGGGCCAGAGTTCAATCGTTGTCGCACCAAGCCGAAAGCCTCGATGAGATCGCTGGTTTGACGTTCGGGAAGAGACTGGCCAAGCATCGGATAAGTGCGTCGCAGGGTCGAGTAATAGCCCGGGCCGATCGAGGTGATTCCGGTCCCACGGACCTCAACTCCGGCGGTCATGACCGGGGCTGGGATGCCGGGACGCGACGAACCACCGCCGGCAAAAGTTCGCGTCGAGTCGGGCTGCATCGCATAGACGACGGCCGGTGCTCCGGCAGAGGCGTCGGTGTAGCGACGCAATCGGATCTGCAGATCGATGTCATCGCTGGTGCGGAACAAGAGAGTGTCGTAAGCGACATTGGGTTTGGCTTGGCCGTCGTCGCGGCGACCGAGATACGAAGGAGAGGCCGCTTTAGAAATCGATTGAAACGTGGTCCCACGCAGCTTGCGGATGGCTTGGTCGCGGTGCTCGATCCATTCATCCTGACTGCTGATCTCGGGGAGCGCAGCTCGATGGACGATGTGTTTATCGGCGTCGATCAATGTGTCGTTTTTCGGCAGCTCACCTGCGAAGACAAGCAGGTTTTCCTCCGGCTCGAGAAAATCAGTGACGTCGTCCTCGACCGGAGTCGGATCGTTTTTCAAGTGAGTGTTGAAAAAGGTAAAAACCGCCTTGCGAAGTTTGGGTGTGTAGCCGTGCGGTGTTAGATCCTCGACCAAGTTGAAATGATCGGAAGCATCGAGCGCGACGTATTGGTGACGGATGCGGTGGGCGACATCGCGGTAATGACGAGGCCGCCAGAGCAGGTCCTCGCTACCGGAGGCGATTAGAAACGCACGCGGCGCGATCAGCGCGCCGAGGTCGGGCCAACCCCACTGGTGATAGTTGATCCAGAACGCGCAATCGCAGTGTCCCTCGACCGACCGATCCTGCGCCACACCGGCGACGCTGCCGCTTTGGCAAACGGGAACGACCACCTTCAGCCGGTCGTCGGCAGCGCCGAGTGCCCAGGAGACCACACCACCACCGCTGAGGCCGGTGACACCGAAACGCTCGGGATCGACGTCAGACCGCGTCGACAGGTAGTCCAGAGCGCGCATTCCGTTCCAAACCTCGGTACCAAGCGGAGTGTAGCCGCGGCTGGGCCACTCCCAATGTGTGCCCCGATTGGTGCCGTGATGATATCCCTGGCACTCGCCAAGTTGAATCGGATCGAGCACCAACGCGATGTAGCCATGCTGGCCGAACCAGCGGGGGTTCTGTTGATAGGGGTTGTTAACTTTGCCCTTGGTATGCCCGCAGAGATAGAGCACCGCAGGCAGTTTTCCTTCGACCTTCGCGGGCCGGTAGAGATTGCCGGTGACGTGGGCGCCGGCAAAACTTTGGAAATGAATTTTTTCAACGACATAGTCTCCACGGTCGAGCGTGCCAGTGACAGTCGCCTGCAGCGGCGACCGCTCCGGTAAAGGGGACAGTCCAATCATCTCTCGCCACTGCTCGCGTCGTTGCTCGAGCGTCGCCTCCCAGCGGTCTGCGGCGAGAGGTGCTGCGAGTGACGATTGTGAGATGCCCTCTCCCGTCTGCGACACGCTGCCGTAAAGACTGGTGCCATCAGCTCTTAGATGGGTGGTTCCAACCGAGATGGCAATCAGAATGGCGACGCCGATGACGAAGAAAGAACGGATACGATGATTCATGGGTGCCGCCACCTTAAGCGAAACAGGGCTGGATTCAAAATCGACATACGTCTTGCGTGGGCCGTCTTCTTTTTTACGCTAAGCACGTCGGAACATTGCATTCGGCGTAACGATTGATGTGAAGGCGTCTATGATACTTCGTCGAACCCACTAAGTGTTGCAGTA
It contains:
- a CDS encoding exo-alpha-sialidase, translating into MKRLILSITAAFLCAQNACLLAVEPPTIVTFGDSVTAPRGRTAVYPDLLANDLSYDGKDVKIINAGIGSHTTTMGKARFEKDVLNVKPDVAVIMFGINDAAVDVWKDPPADKPRVSLADYRNNLTEMVQALKSRGTRVVLMTSNPLYWAATTLKLYDKPPYRPEDVDGFNVVLRDYVSAVREIAKTEDVGLVDVFAAFEAYDAEPKHKPGALNPDGMHPGDAGHRIIADLLIEHFAKSDQKFARKPFTVWHRSGDVVEMHPRSTNITHDTEHPTVLGPALIKLSDGAVMSVYSTPTSYAGKPGECYIAARTTRDGGKTWEPEREITRLPDGRSAHPTAFRARNGTMHLFFLGYKQHAWDRKTENPTENTRSDLWTVRSGDEGKTWSKPQMIFKGYTGSTNGAEETSGGNLVVPFSHYVANPGRLVSRTVVSRDGGKTWTPSNQIDIGGAGDHAGAVEPCVIELKDKRLWMVIRTARKFFWESFSEDGGLTWSEAKPTKIRSSHSPGHVIRMADGRLALAWNPDGRKELSVAFSQDEGHTWTDSVVVARGLATYPFILENQPGELWVGFIDPHDGWGTTPRAMHLKIAVQDVVADTKATASQ
- a CDS encoding alpha/beta hydrolase, whose translation is MNHRIRSFFVIGVAILIAISVGTTHLRADGTSLYGSVSQTGEGISQSSLAAPLAADRWEATLEQRREQWREMIGLSPLPERSPLQATVTGTLDRGDYVVEKIHFQSFAGAHVTGNLYRPAKVEGKLPAVLYLCGHTKGKVNNPYQQNPRWFGQHGYIALVLDPIQLGECQGYHHGTNRGTHWEWPSRGYTPLGTEVWNGMRALDYLSTRSDVDPERFGVTGLSGGGVVSWALGAADDRLKVVVPVCQSGSVAGVAQDRSVEGHCDCAFWINYHQWGWPDLGALIAPRAFLIASGSEDLLWRPRHYRDVAHRIRHQYVALDASDHFNLVEDLTPHGYTPKLRKAVFTFFNTHLKNDPTPVEDDVTDFLEPEENLLVFAGELPKNDTLIDADKHIVHRAALPEISSQDEWIEHRDQAIRKLRGTTFQSISKAASPSYLGRRDDGQAKPNVAYDTLLFRTSDDIDLQIRLRRYTDASAGAPAVVYAMQPDSTRTFAGGGSSRPGIPAPVMTAGVEVRGTGITSIGPGYYSTLRRTYPMLGQSLPERQTSDLIEAFGLVRQRLNSGPTALYGRGSTAPTAIYAAVLNPEVSEVILAAPPESHEDSDTPEFLGVLRVGDLPHNLALVYPRPITIIGKLPPAYEWTRDLYKKLGAEDKFRVISSTGAWKPWQ